The Pseudoalteromonas nigrifaciens genome segment GTGGTACTGCAGCCAGTGATTGTTCAGTTTTAGTGATAACATTAGCAATATTTTTAATAGTCATAATTTTTGCCCTTATTGATGTTAAGTAAGTATGTTTAATTGAGTATGTAGCCATTGTAGTTGTTGTTATGTAATTAAATAACGCCTATTATTTGCTTGATATGTTCAAATAATTTGAATAGTTGTTATTTGGATGAAAAAAACCATGAGTACACCTCCTATTAGTATTGAAGCGTTACTGGTGCTTGACGCTATTGAGCATCGTGGCAGTTATGCGGCAGCCGCAGAGCAATTAAATAAAGTACCTTCGGCGCTGTCCTACATAGTACAAAAACTAGAAGAGCAATTAAACGTGACTTTGTTTCAGCGTCAGGGGCGTCGTGCTGTGTTGACTCCTGCGGGCAAACATTTACTGACCGAGGGGCGCAAGTTGCTTACGGCGATTAATTCATTGTCGGAGCAAACACAAACAATTGCGAACGGCTGGGAGCCAAAAATTCGTATTGCTTTGGATTCTATTATTGATATAAAACCGATATTTACCAGTATAGAGCAGTTTTTAGTAGAGCATAAAAATATTGAAATAGATGTACAAGAACAGGTAATGAACGGCAGCTGGGAAGTGCTGATTGAAGATAAAGTTGATTTAGTTATTGGCGCGCCGTCGCCAGTGCCGAACCAAAAAGGCATTCGCGCGGTTAAAATAGATGAGTATCAAAGTGTACTTGTGGTAAATAGCACGCACCCGTTAGCAACGCAGCAGCAACCACTCGATATGAGTAGCCTTGCTCAGTACCGCAGTGTGATAGTACACGACTCTGCAGAGCAAGAAATTCCATGGTCGGCAAATATAATAGAGGGCACCCAGCGCTTTTTTGTTAGCTCTGTTGCGCAAAAAATTGCGGCTATTATTGCCGGTATAGGTATTGGTTATTTACCCAAGCGTTTAATTGAGCAGTATATAGGGTCGGGGCAGTTAGTGGAGGTAAAGCTAACCGAGCAACGACCTTGCCAAGATCTATTTATTGCCTGGAAAATAACTAATAAAGGTAAAGGGTTGCAACGACTTACCTCACTGTTACTACAACCTTAACGTTGCGCTTTTAAAGCTAACAGCCGTGTAAGGCTGTTAGCTAATAGCTGTATTAAATGTAATTTACTACTTAAAAGCCATGGTAAGCTCTTTATTCTTCTAGGCTTTCATCTAGGGTAATTATAATACCAACGGTAATAATACGGTCGCCAACCATTTCACAAATAGTGAGTTTTACGTCATCAAGTTCAATAAAGTCATCTACCTTAGGTAAGCTGTTTAGCGAGGTTTTTAGTACTTGCTCTAGCGTATCGTTTGGTTCAGCCGCAATATGAATATCGTAAGAATAGGCTATGCTGGCTACGCTGGTATTGCCTTTAACTCTTAGCTCTTTTGCCGAAAGCTCGGTAATATCTTGATCAATCGTGCTTGAAAAAACACAGTCAACAAACTCGCGGGTATGCGGTTTTAGTACCATAAATAGCTGATCGTCTGCCTGTAATAACGTAGAGCCGCGCGGGGCAATAATATTATTATTACGACTGATCATTGCCATTACTGTGCTATCGGGTAGTGCTAATTGCGATAAACGACGGCCAACAGCGCGTGACATTTTGCCTATGGTGTATTCAACAATATCGGCGT includes the following:
- a CDS encoding LysR substrate-binding domain-containing protein gives rise to the protein MSTPPISIEALLVLDAIEHRGSYAAAAEQLNKVPSALSYIVQKLEEQLNVTLFQRQGRRAVLTPAGKHLLTEGRKLLTAINSLSEQTQTIANGWEPKIRIALDSIIDIKPIFTSIEQFLVEHKNIEIDVQEQVMNGSWEVLIEDKVDLVIGAPSPVPNQKGIRAVKIDEYQSVLVVNSTHPLATQQQPLDMSSLAQYRSVIVHDSAEQEIPWSANIIEGTQRFFVSSVAQKIAAIIAGIGIGYLPKRLIEQYIGSGQLVEVKLTEQRPCQDLFIAWKITNKGKGLQRLTSLLLQP